The Fructilactobacillus ixorae genome has a window encoding:
- the rplX gene encoding 50S ribosomal protein L24 has product MFLKTGDKVRVIAGKDKGKDGKITQVIAADNRVVVEGINKVKKHEKASQGNPQGGVFDVEAPISASNVMLIDPSTNEPTRVGIEVKDGKKVRISKKSHKAID; this is encoded by the coding sequence ATGTTCTTAAAAACTGGTGACAAAGTGCGCGTGATCGCTGGAAAAGACAAGGGAAAAGATGGCAAAATCACCCAAGTCATTGCTGCCGATAACCGCGTAGTTGTTGAAGGAATCAACAAAGTAAAGAAGCATGAAAAGGCTTCGCAAGGAAACCCCCAAGGTGGTGTTTTCGACGTTGAAGCACCGATCAGTGCCTCAAACGTAATGTTGATCGACCCATCAACTAACGAACCAACTCGGGTTGGCATCGAAGTTAAAGATGGTAAAAAAGTTCGTATTTCAAAGAAATCACACAAAGCAATCGACTAA
- the rplN gene encoding 50S ribosomal protein L14 gives MIQQESRLKVADNSGARELLTIKVLGGSRVRYAGIGDVIVATVKQATPGGVVKKGDVVKAVIVRTKAVSRRNDGSYIRFDENAAVLVNDDKSPKGTRIFGPVARELRNNNFMKIVSLAPEVL, from the coding sequence ATGATCCAACAAGAAAGTCGTTTGAAGGTTGCCGATAACTCTGGGGCCCGCGAACTTTTAACTATCAAAGTTTTAGGTGGTTCACGAGTTCGTTATGCTGGAATTGGTGACGTAATTGTTGCTACTGTTAAACAAGCAACACCAGGTGGCGTTGTCAAAAAAGGGGACGTGGTCAAAGCAGTGATCGTAAGAACTAAGGCGGTTTCCCGTCGTAACGATGGTTCGTACATTCGCTTTGATGAAAACGCCGCTGTTTTGGTTAACGATGATAAGAGCCCGAAAGGTACCCGTATTTTTGGACCGGTTGCTCGTGAATTACGGAATAACAATTTTATGAAGATCGTTTCATTAGCGCCTGAAGTTCTTTAA
- the rpsQ gene encoding 30S ribosomal protein S17 → MSAERNERKRYRGRVVSDKMDKTITVAVETTKTHPTYGKRIKYTKKYKARDENNRAKMNDIVEIMETRPLSKSVHFRLVDVVEEAVII, encoded by the coding sequence ATGAGCGCAGAACGTAATGAACGTAAGAGATACAGAGGTCGAGTTGTTTCTGACAAGATGGACAAAACCATCACGGTTGCCGTTGAAACGACTAAAACACATCCAACTTATGGTAAGCGGATCAAATACACCAAGAAGTACAAAGCACGCGATGAAAACAATCGGGCTAAGATGAACGATATTGTTGAAATCATGGAAACACGGCCATTATCGAAGTCGGTCCACTTCCGTCTCGTTGATGTTGTTGAAGAAGCCGTTATTATCTAG
- the rpmC gene encoding 50S ribosomal protein L29 → MKAKEISKLTTDEMRAKEQDYKKELFNLRFQLATGQLENTARLRTVRKTIARLKTALRQKELNQ, encoded by the coding sequence ATGAAGGCTAAAGAAATTAGTAAGTTAACCACTGACGAAATGCGTGCTAAGGAACAAGATTACAAAAAGGAATTGTTCAATCTTCGGTTTCAATTAGCTACTGGTCAATTGGAAAACACCGCTCGTTTGAGAACGGTCCGGAAGACCATCGCCCGGCTCAAAACAGCTTTGCGGCAAAAGGAATTAAATCAATAA
- the rplP gene encoding 50S ribosomal protein L16 yields the protein MLVPKRVKHRREHRGKLRGHSKGGNSVAFGEYGLQAIDSHWITNRQIEACRIAITRCMKRGGKVWIKIFPQKSYTEKGIGVRMGKGKGSPAGWVAPVKRGKVLFEVAGVNEETAIKALTLASNKLPIRTKIIKREEVGGESNEG from the coding sequence ATGCTTGTACCAAAACGTGTTAAGCACCGTCGTGAACACCGTGGTAAATTACGCGGTCACTCAAAGGGCGGAAATAGCGTTGCTTTCGGTGAATATGGTTTACAAGCCATTGATTCACATTGGATTACTAACAGACAAATTGAAGCTTGCCGAATTGCCATTACTCGTTGCATGAAGCGGGGTGGAAAAGTTTGGATCAAAATTTTCCCCCAAAAGTCATACACGGAAAAGGGTATTGGAGTTCGAATGGGTAAAGGGAAAGGTAGTCCAGCTGGATGGGTTGCTCCCGTTAAGCGCGGTAAGGTCCTTTTCGAAGTGGCCGGTGTTAACGAAGAGACGGCCATTAAAGCCTTGACTTTAGCTTCAAACAAGTTGCCAATTCGTACTAAGATTATTAAACGTGAGGAAGTAGGTGGCGAATCAAATGAAGGCTAA